From the Patescibacteria group bacterium genome, one window contains:
- the uvrA gene encoding excinuclease ABC subunit UvrA, with translation MAQDLIKIRGARVHNLKNIDVDIPKGKLVVITGLSGSGKSSLAFDTLYAEGQRRYVESLSAYARQFLGIMQKPDVDSIEGISPAIAIDQRKGAHNPRSTVGTITEIYDYLRLLFARIGIPHCPNCGKVVSRQSVSHIALQVQKLPKDTEVAILGPVIRERKGEHQGILEEIQRSGFVRVRIDGIVYRIEEALEKELDRKKKHSIEVVVDRLTMENDLDRPRLVDSLETALKLGKGMVMISQKSKAKNQNDVDLVFSERFACEDCGISLPEIEPRVFSFNSPFGACPACQGLGEKLEVDPKLVIPNPRLSIAEGAIFPWAHASHRIGRQGFFWWKLEDLAKERKFSLDSPVKDLPKKAIDLILYGDPAPHRSEASGAGFEGVIPWLERRYHETDSEYAREEIEQYMVEKICVKCQGKRLKPEVLAVTVGSKSIHQVVNLQLNHTKEFFSKLSLKEYEKKIAQPIIKEVLNRLQFLIDVGLEYLTLARKAGTLSGGEEQRIRLATQIGSKLAGVLYILDEPSVGLHARDQYRLIAILQKLRTLGNTIVVVEHDPQTIRSADWVIDIGPGAGKHGGRVTFTGTPAKLKKSRTLTGDYLAGRKTVTMLRQSGVRPPLQGRAGSDPAQHPTQHFLTIKGASHNNLKNIDVKIPLGKLVCVTGVSGSGKSSLINDILAKALLQKFYKAKEEPGAHKAIEGIEYVNKVVLVDQSPIGRTPRSNPATYTGAFSVVRDLFAGTREARVRGYALGRFSFNVKGGRCESCEGQGLKKIEMYFLPDVYVECEECQGKRYMKEVLEVQYKGKNIAEVLEMTVEEALAFFKNIPSLAAKLKTLHDVGLSYIELGQPAPSLSGGEAQRVKLATELAKKATGKTLYILDEPTTGLHFDDVKKLLQVLGELVDKGNTVLVIEHNLDLVRNADWILDLGPEGGEKGGELVAEGTPKEVARVKKSYTGRVL, from the coding sequence ATGGCGCAAGATCTCATTAAAATTAGGGGAGCAAGAGTCCATAATCTAAAAAACATTGACGTTGACATCCCAAAGGGGAAGCTTGTGGTTATTACCGGGCTTTCTGGTTCTGGGAAAAGCTCTCTTGCCTTTGATACCTTATATGCTGAAGGACAAAGAAGGTATGTAGAAAGTTTGAGTGCATACGCCCGCCAGTTTCTGGGTATCATGCAAAAACCCGACGTAGACAGCATTGAAGGCATTTCTCCTGCCATTGCCATTGACCAGAGAAAAGGGGCGCACAATCCAAGGTCTACGGTTGGAACCATTACGGAGATTTATGATTATCTCCGTCTTTTGTTTGCGCGGATTGGCATACCCCATTGCCCAAATTGCGGCAAGGTAGTTTCCAGGCAATCTGTTTCTCACATTGCGCTGCAGGTGCAAAAACTTCCCAAAGATACCGAGGTTGCCATTTTAGGTCCTGTGATAAGAGAAAGAAAGGGTGAGCATCAAGGCATTTTAGAAGAGATTCAGCGTTCCGGGTTTGTGCGAGTTCGGATTGACGGTATCGTATACCGCATTGAAGAAGCCCTGGAAAAAGAGTTGGACCGCAAAAAGAAACATTCCATTGAAGTTGTAGTAGATAGGTTGACCATGGAAAATGATTTGGACCGCCCCCGGCTTGTTGATTCTTTAGAGACCGCGTTAAAGCTTGGAAAGGGCATGGTGATGATAAGTCAAAAATCAAAAGCAAAAAATCAAAATGATGTTGACCTTGTTTTTTCAGAGCGGTTTGCCTGCGAGGATTGCGGTATCTCTTTGCCAGAGATTGAGCCCAGGGTCTTTTCTTTCAATTCTCCTTTTGGAGCATGCCCTGCCTGCCAAGGGTTGGGAGAGAAGTTGGAGGTTGATCCAAAACTGGTCATTCCCAATCCCCGGCTCTCCATTGCAGAAGGCGCTATTTTCCCCTGGGCCCATGCTTCCCATAGGATAGGGAGGCAGGGATTCTTTTGGTGGAAACTGGAGGATTTGGCAAAAGAGCGCAAGTTTTCTTTGGATAGTCCAGTTAAGGATTTACCCAAAAAAGCGATTGATTTAATACTCTACGGAGATCCCGCCCCGCACCGAAGCGAAGCTTCTGGTGCGGGGTTTGAGGGTGTGATTCCTTGGCTAGAGAGGAGATACCATGAAACCGATTCTGAATATGCAAGGGAAGAAATTGAGCAGTATATGGTTGAGAAGATTTGCGTCAAGTGCCAAGGAAAGAGATTAAAGCCAGAGGTCTTGGCAGTGACGGTTGGCTCAAAATCCATCCACCAAGTAGTGAACCTTCAGCTTAATCACACCAAAGAGTTTTTCTCCAAGCTCTCTTTAAAAGAGTACGAAAAGAAGATAGCCCAACCCATAATAAAAGAAGTGTTGAATAGACTTCAGTTTTTGATTGACGTTGGGTTGGAATATTTGACCCTAGCAAGAAAGGCAGGAACCTTGTCTGGGGGAGAAGAGCAGAGAATACGGCTTGCAACCCAGATTGGTTCTAAGCTCGCCGGAGTCTTATACATATTAGATGAACCATCGGTTGGTCTGCATGCAAGAGACCAATACAGGTTGATTGCAATATTGCAGAAATTGCGCACATTGGGCAACACCATTGTAGTGGTAGAGCACGATCCCCAAACCATCCGCTCTGCTGACTGGGTGATAGACATTGGCCCCGGAGCTGGAAAGCACGGAGGCCGTGTTACATTTACGGGTACTCCTGCAAAACTGAAGAAATCTCGCACCCTTACTGGTGATTATCTTGCGGGGAGAAAAACAGTCACGATGTTGAGGCAAAGCGGGGTCAGACCCCCCCTTCAAGGCAGAGCGGGGTCTGACCCCGCTCAGCACCCCACTCAGCATTTCCTTACAATAAAGGGAGCTTCCCACAACAACTTAAAAAACATTGACGTAAAAATACCTTTGGGAAAGTTGGTGTGCGTGACCGGAGTTTCTGGTTCTGGGAAGAGTTCTTTGATAAACGACATTTTGGCAAAAGCCCTGCTCCAAAAGTTCTACAAGGCAAAAGAAGAGCCGGGAGCACACAAAGCAATTGAAGGCATTGAGTATGTAAATAAGGTGGTGTTGGTGGACCAGTCGCCCATTGGAAGAACGCCGCGCTCTAACCCCGCAACCTATACCGGAGCTTTCTCTGTCGTACGTGATTTGTTTGCCGGAACAAGAGAGGCCAGGGTAAGGGGCTATGCTTTGGGCAGATTTTCTTTTAACGTGAAGGGGGGAAGATGTGAGAGTTGTGAAGGCCAAGGGTTAAAAAAGATTGAGATGTACTTTTTGCCTGATGTGTATGTTGAGTGTGAGGAGTGTCAGGGAAAAAGGTACATGAAAGAAGTGCTGGAGGTACAGTATAAGGGAAAGAATATTGCAGAGGTACTTGAGATGACCGTAGAGGAAGCCTTGGCGTTTTTCAAGAACATTCCATCGCTCGCAGCAAAGTTAAAAACCTTACATGATGTTGGTCTCTCGTATATTGAGTTGGGACAGCCGGCCCCCTCTTTGTCTGGCGGGGAAGCACAGCGGGTAAAGCTGGCAACAGAGCTTGCAAAGAAAGCAACAGGAAAGACCTTGTACATATTAGATGAGCCAACCACCGGGTTGCATTTTGACGACGTAAAAAAACTCTTGCAGGTTTTAGGAGAACTTGTAGATAAAGGAAACACCGTGCTGGTTATTGAGCATAATTTGGATTTGGTGCGTAATGCAGACTGGATTTTGGATTTAGGACCGGAAGGCGGAGAAAAAGGAGGCGAGCTTGTTGCAGAGGGCACTCCCAAGGAAGTAGCAAGAGTGAAAAAGAGCTACACGGGCAGGGTTCTTTGA
- a CDS encoding UvrB/UvrC motif-containing protein — MEKFRYILKAKLSILPKAPGVYALSSPKTILYIGKAANIKDRVKNHFAKIIYKDNLFIKDVTRVGYIKTDSDIDALLLESKLIKTKQPKYNVMWKDDKKYFYVAITKENFPRVFLTHQPTGSATGASTVASRAIPTAPPELRSVGRSLRQGIDYIGPFTEGKAIKRVLRLLRRVFPYYTAKKHGTLLCQYCHLNLCPGPTPNKKAYKKNIRNLVAVLLGKKTSVLKQLKKDMESAAKNQDFEKAAGLRDQFLSLEHIISHARLLSPEVSPSLNWTMIEKELQKLFLTKKRITRIEAYDISNIQGKEATGSQITFLKGVPAKEYYKKYKIRLVHNKSRGIAKRSTGTPRYNARRNQAVGSDPNDFAMMKELLERRLRHPEWPYPQLMVIDGGKGQLTSVLKAISNLISSNYPQPFGSENPSGSERLSLTKLRGIKIVALAKRQNELFFPKKPKSVLLRDLPRPLENLFLHIRDEAHRFAIKYHRTLRSKNLFLRSS, encoded by the coding sequence ATGGAGAAGTTTCGATATATTCTAAAAGCAAAACTCTCAATACTTCCCAAGGCACCCGGTGTCTATGCTTTGTCGTCTCCCAAAACAATCTTATATATAGGAAAGGCAGCCAACATCAAAGACCGGGTCAAAAACCACTTTGCAAAAATCATCTACAAAGACAACCTCTTCATTAAAGACGTAACCAGGGTTGGATATATCAAAACAGACTCAGATATTGATGCTTTGCTGCTGGAATCAAAACTCATTAAAACAAAGCAGCCAAAGTATAATGTCATGTGGAAAGACGACAAGAAGTACTTCTATGTCGCAATAACTAAAGAAAACTTTCCACGAGTATTTCTCACTCATCAACCCACAGGTTCCGCTACGGGAGCATCCACCGTCGCTTCGCGCGCCATACCCACGGCCCCTCCCGAGCTTCGCTCCGTCGGACGCTCCCTCCGCCAGGGCATAGACTATATTGGTCCTTTTACCGAAGGAAAGGCAATTAAGCGAGTGCTAAGATTGTTAAGAAGAGTATTCCCCTATTACACGGCAAAAAAGCATGGGACTCTTCTTTGTCAGTACTGTCATTTGAATCTATGCCCAGGCCCCACCCCTAACAAAAAAGCATACAAAAAGAACATACGCAATCTTGTTGCTGTTCTTTTAGGAAAGAAAACCTCGGTGTTGAAACAACTAAAAAAAGATATGGAGAGCGCGGCAAAGAACCAGGATTTTGAAAAGGCGGCAGGATTAAGAGACCAGTTTCTTTCTTTAGAACACATCATTTCCCATGCACGGCTTCTTTCTCCCGAGGTTTCGCCTTCCCTTAACTGGACCATGATAGAAAAAGAACTGCAAAAGCTCTTTTTGACCAAAAAGAGAATTACCCGCATTGAGGCATACGACATCTCCAACATTCAGGGTAAGGAGGCAACGGGTTCCCAGATTACCTTTCTTAAAGGAGTTCCTGCAAAGGAGTACTATAAAAAATACAAGATTCGATTGGTACATAATAAGAGCCGGGGCATTGCTAAACGCTCGACAGGGACGCCTCGCTACAATGCCCGTCGGAACCAAGCAGTTGGCTCCGACCCAAATGATTTCGCCATGATGAAAGAACTTCTTGAAAGGCGCCTTCGGCATCCAGAGTGGCCCTACCCCCAGCTCATGGTTATTGACGGCGGCAAGGGCCAACTCACCTCAGTTCTCAAAGCCATTTCAAACTTAATCTCGTCAAATTATCCCCAACCCTTCGGGTCTGAAAACCCTTCAGGGTCTGAACGACTTAGTTTAACTAAGTTACGAGGTATTAAAATCGTAGCTTTGGCAAAGAGACAGAATGAACTGTTCTTTCCAAAAAAGCCAAAGTCAGTATTACTCCGAGATCTGCCAAGACCGCTGGAAAACTTATTCTTGCACATTCGAGATGAGGCACACCGCTTTGCCATTAAATATCACCGTACCCTACGCTCAAAAAACCTATTCTTGAGGTCCTCTTAA
- the secG gene encoding preprotein translocase subunit SecG, producing the protein MNPLSIAQIVVAVLLVVAILLQQRGGGLGGIFGGGGEGFYAARRGLQQKLYWATVTLGILFVALALLNLLF; encoded by the coding sequence ATGAATCCTTTAAGCATTGCGCAAATTGTCGTAGCGGTCCTCTTGGTGGTTGCCATCCTTCTTCAGCAGCGTGGAGGAGGGTTGGGCGGCATTTTTGGAGGCGGAGGTGAAGGATTCTACGCCGCGAGGCGTGGGCTCCAACAAAAACTCTACTGGGCAACCGTTACATTGGGTATTCTCTTTGTAGCCCTTGCCCTGCTCAATCTCCTTTTTTAG
- a CDS encoding ribonuclease J has translation MTKPQTQPIKIIPLGGLGEVGKNMMVIEDQGKILIIDMGLRMPEEDMPGIDYIIPNIISLRGREKDIVGILITHGHLDHIGAIPYLVGKLGNPPMFVAPLAKGILLKRQEDFSRQPKLKISPIEDGKILRLGPFKIEPFRQNHNINDNFGFVIETSQGNIVHSSDFKFDDSPVNDPPTDYNRFKKIGRNKVLLLMSDSTNAEQPNHSLSEKVIMENLDEIFKKAQGRIITATFSSLLNRIQQIITLSEKYGRRVAIEGYSMKTNVEIAKRLGYIKARKGTLLTTKEVLKYPDNKITILSTGAQGEENAVLMRIINKEHKVLKIQRGDSVIFSSSVIPGNERTVQFVKDHLYRQGAIVFHYKMMDIHASGHANQEELKELISYLKPTFFMPIHGQFSMMYTHADLAREEGIPEKNIVIPENGNIIHLTRSQISIDKKSVPANLIMVDGLGVGDVGEIVLRDRQNLAKDGMFVIIVVVDRQKGTVRGSPDIISRGFIYLRESKDLLRDVRRRVVGVVNKASQTGGAVNWVHVRDQVKKEVSDFLQKKLDRHPMVLPVIIEV, from the coding sequence ATGACAAAACCACAGACGCAACCAATAAAGATTATCCCCCTAGGAGGATTAGGTGAGGTTGGGAAAAACATGATGGTCATTGAGGACCAGGGCAAAATCCTCATTATTGACATGGGTCTTCGCATGCCAGAAGAAGACATGCCGGGCATTGACTATATCATTCCCAACATTATTTCCTTGCGGGGCAGGGAAAAAGACATTGTTGGCATTCTCATCACCCACGGACACCTCGACCACATTGGCGCCATTCCCTACCTGGTAGGCAAACTTGGCAATCCTCCCATGTTTGTAGCTCCCCTTGCAAAAGGCATTCTCTTGAAACGCCAGGAGGATTTCTCGCGCCAGCCAAAGCTCAAAATCTCTCCCATAGAAGACGGGAAAATATTGAGGCTCGGGCCGTTTAAAATAGAGCCCTTTCGACAAAACCACAATATCAACGACAACTTCGGGTTTGTTATTGAAACGTCGCAAGGAAACATTGTCCACAGCTCAGACTTTAAGTTTGACGACAGCCCAGTCAATGATCCCCCAACAGACTATAATCGTTTTAAAAAGATTGGGAGAAACAAGGTATTACTGTTAATGTCTGACTCCACAAACGCGGAACAGCCCAATCATTCCCTATCAGAAAAGGTCATCATGGAAAACCTGGACGAAATCTTCAAGAAAGCACAGGGGAGAATCATTACCGCAACCTTTAGTTCTTTGCTCAACCGCATCCAACAAATCATCACACTCTCTGAAAAATACGGACGGAGGGTTGCCATTGAGGGATATTCCATGAAAACCAATGTGGAGATTGCAAAACGACTGGGGTATATTAAGGCAAGAAAGGGAACCCTGCTTACAACAAAAGAGGTATTAAAATACCCCGACAACAAGATAACAATTCTCTCCACGGGAGCTCAGGGAGAAGAGAATGCGGTCTTAATGCGCATTATCAACAAAGAGCACAAGGTTTTAAAAATCCAACGGGGAGATTCTGTCATTTTTTCCTCTTCTGTTATTCCGGGCAATGAGAGAACGGTGCAATTTGTGAAAGATCATCTCTATAGACAGGGCGCCATTGTGTTCCATTATAAAATGATGGATATTCATGCTTCGGGGCACGCCAATCAAGAAGAACTCAAAGAACTCATCTCATACTTAAAGCCCACGTTCTTTATGCCCATTCATGGACAGTTCTCCATGATGTATACCCATGCTGACCTGGCAAGGGAAGAGGGTATCCCTGAAAAAAATATCGTCATACCGGAAAACGGGAATATCATACATCTGACCCGAAGCCAAATCTCCATTGATAAAAAGAGTGTCCCCGCAAACCTCATTATGGTTGATGGTTTGGGTGTGGGAGATGTTGGAGAGATTGTGCTGCGGGACCGCCAGAACCTGGCCAAAGACGGTATGTTCGTAATTATTGTTGTGGTGGACCGCCAGAAAGGAACCGTGCGGGGCTCCCCCGACATTATCTCACGCGGTTTCATTTACCTGAGGGAATCCAAAGATCTCCTGCGGGACGTAAGGCGCAGAGTGGTGGGAGTCGTAAATAAGGCATCTCAAACCGGTGGAGCTGTCAACTGGGTGCATGTAAGAGACCAGGTGAAAAAAGAGGTTTCTGATTTTCTCCAAAAGAAACTGGACCGTCACCCCATGGTATTACCCGTCATCATTGAGGTATGA
- the trpS gene encoding tryptophan--tRNA ligase produces MRIFSGIQPTGQLHIGNYLGATKNWAELQAKHDCFFMVADLHALTALQDPKQFSKTTLAKFVELLSVGLNPEKCIIFIQSHIKEHTELAWIFSTLTPLGELERMTQFKDKVKKQHGNINAGLLTYPALMAADILLYKTQGVPVGKDQTQHLELARSIAKKFNLTYGKTFPEPETILVKEGSKIMSLKEPKKKMSKSDAKESFISIFEEPESILKKIRGAITDTGKEIKYNPTKKPGISNLLTIYALFSGESILEIEKRFKGKGYATFKKSLADLLAKKLEPLRKRQKELDSRELYVKEILRQGENRARSIAKNTMEEVREKVGLLEA; encoded by the coding sequence ATGAGGATATTCTCTGGCATACAACCAACAGGACAGCTCCATATTGGAAACTACCTGGGAGCTACCAAAAACTGGGCCGAACTCCAAGCCAAACACGACTGCTTTTTTATGGTAGCTGACTTGCATGCGCTCACTGCTTTGCAAGACCCAAAACAATTCTCCAAGACCACTCTCGCAAAGTTTGTAGAGCTTCTTTCTGTAGGGCTCAATCCTGAAAAGTGCATTATCTTTATACAGTCCCACATCAAAGAACACACCGAGTTAGCTTGGATTTTCAGCACCCTCACCCCTCTTGGGGAGTTGGAACGCATGACCCAGTTTAAAGACAAGGTAAAAAAGCAACACGGAAATATCAACGCAGGGCTTTTAACCTACCCTGCCTTAATGGCAGCTGACATCCTCTTGTACAAAACACAAGGGGTCCCTGTGGGAAAAGACCAAACGCAACATCTGGAACTTGCCCGCAGCATTGCAAAGAAGTTTAACTTAACCTATGGAAAAACATTCCCAGAGCCAGAAACTATTTTGGTGAAAGAAGGCTCAAAAATCATGTCGCTGAAAGAACCAAAGAAAAAAATGTCAAAATCTGATGCGAAAGAATCCTTTATTAGCATTTTTGAAGAACCAGAAAGCATCTTAAAAAAGATTCGGGGGGCCATTACCGATACTGGCAAAGAAATCAAATATAATCCCACAAAAAAGCCGGGGATTTCAAATCTTTTGACCATATACGCTCTTTTTTCTGGTGAATCAATCCTAGAAATAGAAAAAAGGTTCAAGGGAAAAGGATATGCCACCTTTAAAAAATCACTGGCAGATCTTCTCGCAAAAAAGCTGGAACCATTGCGTAAAAGGCAAAAAGAGCTGGACTCACGCGAACTCTACGTAAAGGAAATCCTCCGCCAAGGGGAAAATAGGGCGCGTTCCATTGCCAAAAACACCATGGAGGAAGTTCGCGAGAAGGTTGGACTTCTAGAGGCCTAG
- a CDS encoding phosphomannomutase/phosphoglucomutase, which produces MNVNPSIFRTYDIRGRYPEELSEEVVSRIAKAYLRLYPHVKTLVLAHDTRLSSPLLAEAVREVFLASGKNVVDLGLAPDPLFYFTLFHHGYDGGIVVSGSHSLGSFNGLSMSVKREGEDVPYDVVGEELSSIRDLAEEERLISADVPGKVETRDSVEEYTEYVSSRIRLKRRLSLVVDSGNGAMGFLPEKVFQKLGCTVRTLYGEYDGTFPNHPPDPYQEENLKDLKEAVLKDGADIGLAYDADGDRVGIVDNKGRVVSGDFAMLMLALQAVKKQKGPVVHDVRVSKAFLDEMRKLGVPTHFSVSHHNAVIKKIEETGAVFGGEITLHFIFPQEYYPVDDALFASLKLAEIASSQQDFAAYIDTLPHYEASPELFIDVPDKTKFGLVSKLLEYFKKEGYSLIDVDGARIQLEKGWALVRAANTSPHVKCRFEGETKEDLERIERDFLDLFSKLGVPVTKEHYLKLGLS; this is translated from the coding sequence ATGAACGTAAATCCCAGTATATTTCGGACATATGACATTCGGGGAAGGTATCCAGAAGAGCTTTCAGAAGAGGTGGTATCTCGCATTGCAAAGGCATATCTCAGGCTCTATCCCCATGTGAAAACCTTGGTGTTGGCTCATGATACGAGACTGAGTTCTCCTCTGCTTGCTGAGGCAGTAAGAGAGGTTTTTTTGGCCTCTGGAAAGAACGTTGTTGATTTGGGCTTGGCACCCGACCCCCTGTTCTACTTTACCCTGTTTCACCACGGATACGACGGGGGAATTGTAGTTTCCGGATCCCACAGCTTGGGCTCCTTTAACGGTTTGAGCATGAGCGTGAAGCGCGAAGGAGAGGATGTTCCCTATGACGTTGTTGGAGAGGAACTGAGCAGCATTCGTGATCTTGCAGAAGAAGAAAGGTTGATTTCAGCTGACGTTCCTGGGAAAGTAGAGACCAGAGATTCTGTTGAGGAGTACACAGAATATGTTTCTTCTCGCATTCGTTTGAAGCGTCGGCTCTCCTTGGTTGTTGATTCTGGAAACGGGGCCATGGGGTTTCTTCCAGAAAAGGTGTTCCAAAAGCTGGGGTGTACGGTGAGAACACTGTATGGAGAATATGACGGCACGTTCCCGAATCATCCGCCCGATCCTTACCAAGAGGAGAACTTAAAAGACTTAAAAGAAGCAGTGCTCAAAGATGGAGCTGACATTGGTTTAGCGTATGATGCCGACGGAGATCGGGTTGGCATTGTAGATAATAAAGGTAGGGTGGTGTCGGGAGATTTTGCAATGCTCATGTTGGCCTTGCAGGCAGTAAAAAAGCAGAAGGGACCCGTGGTGCATGACGTTCGAGTGTCCAAAGCTTTTTTAGACGAAATGAGAAAGTTGGGAGTTCCTACGCACTTTTCTGTTTCTCACCACAATGCGGTGATAAAGAAAATTGAGGAGACTGGAGCCGTATTCGGCGGAGAGATTACCCTGCATTTCATTTTTCCCCAGGAGTACTATCCTGTAGATGATGCTTTGTTCGCCTCTCTGAAGTTGGCTGAAATTGCTTCTTCACAGCAAGACTTTGCAGCATACATTGATACCCTCCCGCATTATGAAGCGAGCCCCGAGCTGTTTATCGACGTTCCAGACAAAACAAAGTTTGGACTTGTCAGCAAGTTGTTAGAGTATTTCAAGAAAGAGGGATATTCGCTTATTGATGTTGATGGAGCAAGGATTCAGCTTGAAAAGGGGTGGGCTTTAGTGAGAGCAGCCAATACAAGTCCACACGTGAAGTGTAGATTTGAAGGAGAAACGAAAGAAGATCTGGAAAGGATAGAACGGGATTTTCTTGACTTGTTTTCTAAGCTCGGCGTGCCCGTTACAAAAGAGCACTATCTGAAGCTCGGGCTTAGCTAG
- a CDS encoding 30S ribosomal protein S6, with translation MRNYELTLLLKVGLMESELQELLGGIASMLQDEGALIISQDSKGRRALPALVKKHSEAELTVVKFALDPQKLKGVEKSLRAKESILRFALLSYIPQKAKERTIAKTVATSITHEPTEEEKVEIGDIDKKLEEIFKDDNL, from the coding sequence ATGAGAAACTATGAGCTTACTCTACTCCTCAAGGTAGGCCTGATGGAATCTGAACTCCAGGAACTTTTGGGTGGAATAGCATCCATGCTCCAAGACGAGGGAGCTTTGATTATAAGCCAAGACAGTAAAGGAAGGCGCGCCCTTCCAGCTCTCGTAAAAAAACACTCAGAGGCAGAGCTTACGGTTGTGAAGTTTGCCTTAGACCCCCAAAAGCTTAAAGGTGTGGAAAAGAGCCTAAGGGCCAAAGAAAGCATCCTAAGATTCGCCCTGCTCTCCTATATCCCCCAAAAAGCAAAAGAGCGCACCATTGCAAAAACTGTTGCAACTTCCATAACCCACGAACCAACAGAAGAGGAAAAGGTGGAAATTGGAGATATTGATAAAAAGCTGGAAGAAATCTTTAAAGACGACAATCTATGA
- a CDS encoding single-stranded DNA-binding protein, with protein sequence MNLNKVYIVGNCVDAPEMRTTQSGQQVASLRVATNRMWKDAQGQRQKATEFHSVVLWGRLAEIASQYLQKGSLVLIEGRLQTRSWEDSSGQKKYRTEIVAETMQLGPRGTGGTAQTSQPSSADSASVATSAEGAASEGKEEIPVIEENEDIDVKDIPF encoded by the coding sequence ATGAATTTAAATAAAGTTTACATTGTAGGAAATTGTGTGGACGCACCAGAAATGCGCACCACCCAATCTGGTCAGCAGGTGGCAAGCTTGAGGGTTGCCACTAATAGAATGTGGAAAGATGCCCAAGGCCAACGCCAAAAGGCAACCGAGTTTCACAGTGTAGTTTTGTGGGGTAGGTTAGCAGAAATTGCCTCCCAATACCTTCAAAAGGGCTCTTTGGTCTTAATTGAAGGAAGATTGCAAACTAGATCCTGGGAAGACAGTTCTGGTCAAAAAAAGTACCGCACCGAGATCGTTGCAGAAACAATGCAGCTAGGCCCACGAGGAACAGGCGGGACAGCACAAACTTCCCAACCCTCCTCCGCTGACTCGGCCTCCGTAGCCACTTCGGCGGAGGGGGCAGCTTCGGAGGGCAAGGAAGAAATCCCAGTCATTGAAGAAAACGAAGATATTGACGTTAAAGACATACCCTTTTAG
- a CDS encoding 30S ribosomal protein S18 translates to MECYLCKKNIKDIDFKNTQLFRNYISGLGKIRPKTKTGLCSTHQRRIAKAIKRARHLGLLSASAK, encoded by the coding sequence ATGGAGTGCTATTTGTGCAAAAAGAACATTAAAGACATTGATTTTAAGAATACTCAACTCTTTCGAAACTACATTTCAGGATTGGGAAAGATACGCCCCAAAACAAAAACAGGGCTTTGTTCCACCCATCAAAGACGCATAGCCAAGGCAATCAAGCGAGCGCGGCACTTGGGTCTGCTCTCTGCCTCAGCTAAGTAG
- the recA gene encoding recombinase RecA, which translates to MAKKKQEKKELADLQEAIDEIKQRFGEGAIMRLSEAKAMDVEVISTGSVSIDLALGVGGVPKGRVIEIYGPEATGKTSLSLHIIAEAQKKGGVGAFIDAEHALDPDYAKKIGVNVDDLLISQPDSGEQALQILETLARSGEVAVIVIDSVAALTPKSEIAGEMGEFPIGLQARLMSSALRKLSGIVSRTKTTVIFINQIRMKIGVMFGNPETTPGGLALKFYSSVRIELRRIAQLKSGDQIIGNRLRAKIVKNKVAPPFKIAEFDIYYNEGISAAADLLNAGLKEGVVKKAGSWLQYETTKLGQGMEASKKFLQENPKLAKEIREKLLS; encoded by the coding sequence ATGGCAAAAAAGAAACAAGAAAAAAAAGAATTAGCAGACCTCCAGGAAGCCATAGATGAGATAAAGCAGAGGTTTGGAGAGGGAGCTATCATGCGCCTGTCTGAAGCCAAGGCCATGGATGTTGAGGTTATCTCCACCGGATCAGTTTCCATTGACCTTGCTTTGGGAGTTGGAGGAGTCCCCAAAGGAAGAGTTATTGAAATCTATGGGCCCGAAGCAACCGGGAAAACCTCTCTCTCACTGCATATTATAGCTGAAGCGCAAAAGAAGGGGGGGGTTGGAGCTTTTATTGATGCAGAACACGCTTTGGATCCTGATTATGCAAAGAAGATTGGAGTGAACGTGGATGATCTGTTGATTTCCCAACCAGATTCCGGCGAGCAGGCCCTGCAGATTTTAGAAACCCTGGCAAGGTCAGGCGAGGTAGCCGTCATTGTTATTGACTCGGTTGCAGCCCTCACTCCCAAAAGTGAGATTGCAGGGGAGATGGGGGAGTTTCCGATTGGCCTGCAAGCCCGGTTAATGTCTTCTGCCTTGCGAAAACTCTCTGGGATTGTTTCTAGAACAAAGACAACCGTTATCTTCATAAATCAGATTCGAATGAAGATTGGGGTTATGTTCGGAAACCCAGAAACCACACCGGGAGGATTGGCCCTTAAGTTCTACTCCTCGGTTCGCATTGAGCTGCGCCGCATTGCACAGTTAAAATCCGGAGACCAGATTATCGGGAACCGTCTTCGAGCAAAGATTGTGAAAAATAAGGTGGCACCTCCCTTCAAGATAGCCGAGTTTGACATCTATTACAACGAAGGCATTTCTGCTGCAGCGGACCTTTTGAACGCAGGTTTAAAAGAAGGAGTGGTCAAGAAGGCAGGTTCCTGGCTGCAGTACGAAACAACAAAACTGGGGCAGGGCATGGAGGCCTCAAAAAAGTTCTTACAAGAGAACCCCAAGCTTGCAAAGGAGATTCGAGAAAAGCTACTTAGCTGA